Proteins co-encoded in one Armatimonadota bacterium genomic window:
- a CDS encoding putative N-acetylmannosamine-6-phosphate 2-epimerase — protein MHPADRWNATLARLAGGLIVSCQARPDNPLHGPQFMAAMARAAADGGAVAVRVNGPDDVRAVRAAVAVPIVGLYKRSLDASPVTITPTFADAAAVAEAGADIIALDGTRRPRPGGLTLEVLIARVHTELGRPVLADVGDLADGLAAAAAGADAVATTLAGYLDPAQPPPEDPDLDLVGALAARLSVPVIAEGRIRTPAQARMALARGAFAVVVGTAITNPREITRWFVAALRA, from the coding sequence TTGCACCCGGCCGATCGTTGGAACGCCACCCTCGCCCGCCTCGCCGGCGGGCTCATCGTGTCGTGCCAGGCGCGCCCCGACAACCCGCTGCACGGCCCGCAGTTCATGGCGGCCATGGCCCGCGCGGCGGCAGACGGTGGGGCCGTGGCCGTGCGGGTCAATGGCCCCGACGACGTGCGGGCGGTACGCGCGGCGGTCGCGGTGCCCATCGTCGGCCTCTACAAGCGGTCGCTGGATGCCTCGCCCGTGACGATCACGCCGACCTTCGCAGACGCCGCAGCCGTGGCGGAGGCCGGGGCGGACATCATCGCCCTCGACGGCACGCGCCGACCGCGCCCCGGCGGCCTGACGCTGGAGGTCCTGATCGCGCGCGTGCACACCGAGCTCGGGCGCCCCGTGCTGGCCGACGTGGGCGACCTGGCCGACGGCCTGGCCGCCGCGGCGGCGGGCGCCGACGCGGTGGCGACGACGCTGGCGGGCTACCTGGACCCCGCCCAGCCGCCGCCGGAGGACCCGGATCTGGACCTCGTCGGTGCCCTGGCGGCGCGCCTGTCGGTGCCGGTCATCGCCGAGGGGCGCATCCGCACGCCCGCCCAGGCGCGGATGGCGCTGGCGCGAGGGGCGTTCGCCGTGGTCGTGGGCACGGCCATCACGAACCCGCGGGAGATCACGCGGTGGTTCGTGGCGGCCCTCCGAGCATGA
- a CDS encoding extracellular solute-binding protein has product MRRVLAVALGVLVVATLAPTVGAQAPVKLTFWSWRTEDKWAYDRIIRVFEQRNPGIKVEFIPFRQVEYNTILSSALQAGRGPDIIHLRAYGGLEQFAAPGYLLPLDYDQVPELRRFPLQTMVGARSRKDGRIYGVPFATQTLVIFYNKRIFREAGVSPPRDWDGFLGLMKTLKEKGITPLANGGKDGWTLEVVSGVIAPNFYGGTTFYEAVTRGQTTFRDPAYTGAIAKLLDLRPYMPQGFMGVDYATMQQLFLNEQAAMFIGGAWEIGFFKQQNRTLEFDVFPGPPPRADQVPWVSSFADGNYGINAKTAHPEAALKFIRFTATTEFGQMFTDLLAQMSAVPGVVIKDPVLKRVQEMNRKATPYIMLVGFRWQTPTGSTLLQSALQAMMAGQMTPQQVGEEVTRGLAAWVDAFRR; this is encoded by the coding sequence GTGAGACGAGTCCTGGCAGTCGCGCTGGGCGTGCTGGTGGTCGCAACGCTGGCGCCGACCGTGGGGGCGCAAGCGCCGGTGAAGCTCACGTTCTGGAGCTGGCGCACCGAGGACAAGTGGGCCTACGACCGGATCATCCGGGTGTTCGAGCAGCGCAACCCCGGGATCAAGGTCGAGTTCATCCCCTTCCGGCAGGTGGAGTACAACACGATCCTGTCGTCGGCGCTGCAGGCGGGCCGCGGGCCGGACATCATCCACCTGCGGGCCTACGGCGGGCTGGAGCAGTTCGCGGCCCCCGGGTACCTGCTCCCCCTGGACTACGACCAGGTGCCCGAGTTGCGCCGGTTCCCGCTGCAGACCATGGTGGGCGCCCGCAGCCGCAAGGACGGCAGGATCTACGGCGTGCCCTTCGCCACCCAGACGCTGGTGATCTTCTACAACAAGCGCATCTTCCGGGAGGCCGGGGTGTCGCCCCCGCGGGACTGGGACGGCTTCCTCGGCCTGATGAAGACCCTCAAGGAGAAGGGCATCACGCCGCTGGCCAACGGCGGCAAGGACGGCTGGACGCTGGAGGTCGTCTCGGGGGTGATCGCGCCCAACTTCTACGGCGGCACCACGTTCTACGAGGCCGTCACCCGCGGCCAGACCACGTTCCGTGACCCGGCCTACACCGGCGCCATCGCCAAACTGCTGGACCTGCGCCCCTACATGCCGCAGGGGTTCATGGGTGTCGACTACGCCACGATGCAGCAGCTGTTCCTCAACGAGCAGGCGGCCATGTTCATCGGCGGCGCGTGGGAGATCGGGTTCTTCAAGCAGCAGAACAGGACCCTCGAGTTCGACGTGTTCCCCGGCCCGCCGCCCCGCGCGGACCAGGTGCCGTGGGTCTCGTCGTTCGCCGACGGCAACTACGGCATCAACGCCAAGACGGCGCACCCTGAGGCGGCCCTGAAGTTCATCCGCTTCACGGCCACCACCGAGTTCGGGCAGATGTTCACCGACCTGCTGGCCCAGATGTCGGCGGTGCCCGGCGTCGTGATCAAGGATCCGGTGCTCAAGCGGGTGCAGGAGATGAACCGCAAGGCTACGCCCTACATCATGCTGGTCGGCTTCCGGTGGCAGACGCCGACGGGGTCGACCCTGCTGCAGAGCGCGCTCCAGGCCATGATGGCGGGCCAGATGACGCCGCAACAGGTGGGCGAGGAGGTGACGCGGGGGCTGGCCGCCTGGGTGGATGCCTTCCGGCGGTAG
- a CDS encoding sugar ABC transporter permease gives MPSGGSPPRTLAHPAGAGRAGRAGLARLRPPAALGQPRLRLSLRTGRRLWLVVFLAPAVLLFATFITYPIVSALAYSLFRWEGIGRREFIGLGNFVRLFATFPYPRLLWNAFWHNVAVFVLTMVVQNLTALGLALLLARNPRGARAYRVVFFLPVTLSLVIVGFLWGLFLNPIFGVVNKALALAGLGHLARPWLGDPATALVTLVLVNAWRWLGFPTLVFLAGIHAVPDDYLEAARIDGASEWDVTRRIVFPLLAPAVTIIVILTFIGSFNWFELPYVMAGVAGAPNRATDVLGLFFYRMAFGEVDTGLQDIGIGSAIAVLMFALLAGVSTVGAVLLRRREVEY, from the coding sequence ATGCCTTCCGGCGGTAGTCCGCCCCGCACGCTGGCGCACCCTGCGGGCGCGGGCCGTGCCGGGCGAGCCGGGCTGGCGCGCCTGCGTCCGCCCGCCGCGCTCGGGCAGCCGCGCCTCCGGCTGAGCCTCCGGACCGGCCGGCGCCTGTGGCTGGTGGTCTTCCTGGCGCCGGCCGTCCTGCTCTTCGCCACGTTCATCACCTACCCGATCGTCTCGGCGCTGGCCTACAGCCTGTTCCGCTGGGAGGGGATCGGCCGCCGGGAGTTCATCGGGCTGGGCAACTTCGTCCGGCTGTTCGCGACGTTTCCCTACCCGCGGCTCCTGTGGAACGCCTTCTGGCACAACGTGGCGGTCTTCGTGCTCACCATGGTCGTCCAGAACCTGACGGCGCTGGGCCTGGCCCTGCTGCTGGCCCGCAACCCGCGGGGCGCGCGGGCCTACCGCGTGGTGTTCTTCCTGCCCGTGACGCTGTCGCTGGTGATCGTGGGCTTTCTGTGGGGGCTGTTCCTCAACCCCATCTTTGGCGTCGTGAACAAGGCGCTGGCGCTGGCGGGCCTGGGCCACCTGGCGCGCCCGTGGTTGGGCGATCCCGCCACGGCGCTGGTGACCCTCGTGCTGGTGAACGCGTGGCGGTGGCTGGGCTTCCCCACCCTCGTCTTCCTGGCCGGCATCCACGCCGTGCCCGACGACTACCTGGAAGCCGCCCGCATCGACGGCGCCTCGGAGTGGGACGTGACGCGGCGGATCGTCTTCCCGCTGCTGGCCCCCGCGGTGACGATCATCGTCATCCTGACCTTCATCGGCTCGTTCAACTGGTTCGAGCTGCCCTACGTCATGGCCGGGGTGGCGGGCGCGCCCAACCGCGCCACCGACGTGCTCGGTCTGTTCTTCTACCGCATGGCGTTCGGCGAGGTGGACACCGGGCTGCAGGACATCGGGATCGGCTCGGCCATCGCGGTGCTGATGTTCGCGTTGCTGGCGGGCGTCTCCACCGTAGGAGCGGTGTTGCTGCGGCGGCGCGAGGTAGAGTACTGA
- a CDS encoding carbohydrate ABC transporter permease, translating into MSGRSGWALVVQAVLVANAVLVLAPMAIMVMSAFKSTREIFQNPFGLPAVWRLENFQRVWVEARFGAYFQNSVVVTVVSVAVLVVLGAMAGYALGRFAFRGNDALYLYFLSGLMLPVRLGVVPLFILMRNLGLLDTLWALILVYAASGLPSAIFILTGFFRTLPADLEGAARIDGASEWTIFTRIMLPLVRPALVIVTIYNAIPIWNDFFFPLVFIQSDARKTLPQGMTVFFGQYYTDYATLFAGLTLAAVPVVALYVLLSQHFIRGLTAGAVKG; encoded by the coding sequence GTGAGCGGCCGGTCGGGGTGGGCCCTCGTCGTCCAGGCGGTGCTGGTGGCCAACGCCGTCCTGGTGCTGGCACCCATGGCCATCATGGTGATGTCGGCGTTCAAGTCGACGCGGGAGATCTTCCAGAACCCCTTCGGGCTGCCGGCCGTCTGGCGCCTGGAGAACTTCCAGCGGGTGTGGGTCGAGGCGCGCTTTGGGGCCTACTTCCAGAACAGCGTGGTCGTGACCGTGGTCTCGGTGGCCGTGCTGGTCGTCCTGGGCGCCATGGCCGGCTACGCCCTGGGGCGGTTCGCCTTCCGCGGCAACGACGCGCTCTACCTCTACTTCCTCAGCGGCCTGATGCTTCCGGTGCGGCTGGGCGTCGTGCCGCTGTTCATCCTCATGCGCAACCTGGGCTTGCTGGACACCCTGTGGGCCCTGATCCTGGTCTACGCCGCCTCGGGGCTGCCCAGCGCCATCTTCATCCTCACCGGCTTCTTCCGCACGCTGCCCGCCGACCTGGAGGGCGCGGCCCGCATCGACGGCGCCAGCGAGTGGACGATCTTCACGCGCATCATGCTGCCGCTGGTGCGGCCGGCACTGGTCATCGTGACGATCTACAACGCCATCCCCATCTGGAACGACTTCTTCTTCCCGCTGGTCTTCATCCAGTCCGACGCGCGCAAGACGCTGCCCCAGGGCATGACGGTCTTCTTCGGCCAGTACTACACCGACTACGCCACGCTGTTCGCGGGCCTGACGCTGGCCGCCGTGCCCGTCGTGGCCCTGTACGTGCTGCTCTCGCAGCACTTCATCCGCGGGCTGACGGCCGGGGCGGTGAAGGGCTAG
- a CDS encoding pyridoxal-phosphate dependent enzyme: MTFAQVEEARRVLRAYLAPSRLVPAEALARRVGVPVFLKLETDLPTGSFKPRGALYALWTRQQRGRVTEVVAASTGNHGAAVAYAARQLGVLATIFLPRNPNPVKRTRIDALGARVVEHGADLADAAQAARAHAAATGAYVLDDATDPDLPAGTATIGCEIVEQAPEAAVLYVPMGDTALVRGVALAARHLRPQIRVIGVQAAGAPAYVLSWRAGRPVPTATCTTIADGLATRTPVAANVEAIRRLVDDVRLVSDEALLEAIRVLLLDEHVVAEPAGAAATAALLAEDTPPTAPVVLLVTGANIAPDVLRRALAP; the protein is encoded by the coding sequence GTGACGTTCGCGCAGGTCGAGGAGGCCCGGCGGGTGCTGCGCGCCTACCTGGCGCCCAGCCGCCTGGTGCCCGCCGAGGCCCTCGCGCGGCGGGTCGGCGTGCCGGTCTTCCTGAAGCTCGAGACCGACCTCCCCACCGGGTCGTTCAAGCCGCGCGGGGCCCTCTACGCGCTGTGGACGCGCCAGCAGCGCGGGCGGGTGACCGAGGTCGTGGCCGCCAGCACCGGCAACCATGGGGCCGCGGTCGCCTACGCCGCGCGACAGCTGGGCGTACTGGCCACCATCTTCCTGCCACGCAATCCAAATCCGGTGAAGCGGACCCGCATCGACGCGCTGGGCGCGCGGGTCGTCGAGCACGGCGCCGACCTGGCCGACGCCGCCCAGGCCGCGCGCGCGCACGCAGCGGCCACCGGGGCCTACGTGCTCGACGACGCCACCGACCCCGACCTGCCGGCCGGGACGGCCACCATCGGGTGTGAGATCGTTGAGCAGGCGCCCGAGGCGGCCGTGCTCTACGTCCCCATGGGCGATACGGCGCTCGTCCGCGGGGTGGCGCTGGCGGCCAGGCACCTGCGGCCTCAGATCCGCGTGATCGGCGTGCAGGCCGCGGGCGCGCCGGCCTACGTGCTGTCGTGGCGCGCAGGCCGGCCGGTGCCCACCGCCACCTGCACCACGATCGCCGATGGCCTGGCCACGCGCACGCCGGTGGCCGCCAACGTCGAGGCGATCCGGCGGCTGGTCGACGACGTGCGGCTGGTGAGCGACGAGGCCCTGCTCGAGGCGATCCGCGTGCTGCTGCTGGACGAGCACGTCGTGGCCGAGCCTGCCGGTGCCGCAGCCACCGCCGCGCTGCTGGCCGAGGACACGCCCCCGACCGCGCCGGTGGTGCTGCTGGTCACCGGCGCCAACATCGCGCCCGACGTGCTGCGCCGGGCGCTGGCCCCGTGA
- a CDS encoding ABC transporter substrate-binding protein: protein MRRRTTPRVPATVRLALLYLAVVLAGGAAPGASAPALPDLPNPKVAVDAPELGRPGGTLVDAQSGEPRTFNPVIITDASSGAVVAPLFDTLVESNYLTGEMEPALAESWTLSPDRRTWTFVLRAGLRWSDGRPLTTDDVAFSLQVIFTKGVQSTAADLLTFKGQPVRWQVLDARRIALTTPAPVGFFLRLVSSVTIVPRHKLQAALARGGAAFNTAWGINTPPRELVGSGPFVMQSYVFGQRAIYRRNPYYWQVDRAGRRLPYLDRYVVLFVRNQDAERLKFLAGEIDLYSARPREYAELKAGERAGNYTVYDGPETFSSQYLVFNQNPRGLAPPKLTWFQDVRFRRALNHAIDRDTIVKQVYLGRATPAWSPVSIANRLYYNPNVRRYPYDLARARQLLEEAGFRKGTDGRLRDAQGNGVAFTLSVSAESPDGIAIGNLVRQDFERLGITVLFAPEPFANLVTKLDNTFRWDAIIIGLTGDIEPGVARTYWLSSGALHDWNPRQPTPATAWEAEIDRIFEQVAQEVDPARRRALYFRWQEIVADQVPVMYFTNPKTQPVVRNTLGNTRLGLQGATGLLAWRYYRTGRR, encoded by the coding sequence GTGCGCCGCAGGACCACACCCCGCGTCCCCGCCACCGTCCGCCTGGCCCTGCTGTACCTCGCGGTGGTGCTGGCCGGGGGCGCTGCGCCGGGCGCCTCGGCACCCGCGCTGCCCGACCTCCCCAACCCCAAGGTCGCCGTCGACGCCCCGGAGCTCGGCCGGCCGGGCGGCACGCTGGTCGACGCGCAGAGCGGCGAACCGCGCACGTTCAATCCGGTCATCATCACCGATGCGTCGTCGGGGGCGGTGGTGGCGCCGCTCTTCGACACCCTCGTCGAGAGCAACTACCTGACCGGCGAGATGGAACCGGCCCTCGCCGAGTCCTGGACCCTGTCGCCCGACCGTCGCACCTGGACGTTCGTGCTGCGCGCCGGGCTGCGGTGGTCCGACGGCCGCCCCCTGACGACCGACGACGTGGCCTTCAGCCTCCAGGTGATCTTCACCAAGGGCGTGCAGAGCACCGCCGCCGACCTCCTCACCTTCAAGGGACAGCCGGTGCGCTGGCAGGTGCTGGACGCGCGTCGCATCGCCCTCACCACGCCCGCACCCGTGGGCTTCTTCCTCCGCCTGGTCAGCAGCGTGACGATCGTGCCCCGCCACAAGCTGCAGGCGGCGCTGGCGCGCGGCGGCGCCGCCTTCAACACCGCCTGGGGCATCAACACGCCGCCCCGCGAGCTGGTGGGCAGCGGGCCGTTCGTGATGCAGAGCTACGTCTTCGGCCAGCGGGCCATCTACCGGCGGAACCCGTACTACTGGCAGGTGGACCGCGCCGGGAGGCGCCTGCCCTACCTCGACCGGTACGTGGTGCTGTTCGTGCGCAACCAGGACGCCGAGCGGCTCAAGTTCCTCGCGGGCGAGATCGACCTCTACAGCGCGCGCCCCCGCGAGTACGCCGAGCTCAAGGCCGGCGAGCGCGCGGGGAACTACACGGTGTACGACGGGCCCGAGACGTTCTCGTCGCAGTACCTGGTCTTTAACCAGAACCCCCGGGGCCTGGCCCCACCCAAGCTCACGTGGTTCCAGGACGTGCGCTTCCGCCGCGCCCTCAACCACGCCATCGACCGCGACACCATCGTCAAGCAGGTCTACCTGGGCCGGGCCACGCCCGCGTGGAGTCCCGTCAGCATCGCCAACCGGCTCTACTACAATCCGAACGTCCGGCGGTATCCGTACGACCTGGCCCGCGCCCGGCAGCTGCTGGAGGAGGCCGGGTTCCGCAAGGGAACCGACGGCCGGCTGCGAGACGCGCAGGGCAACGGGGTGGCGTTCACCCTCTCGGTGAGCGCCGAGAGCCCGGACGGGATCGCCATCGGCAACCTGGTGCGGCAGGACTTCGAGCGGCTCGGCATCACGGTGCTCTTCGCCCCCGAGCCCTTCGCCAACCTCGTGACCAAGCTCGACAACACCTTCCGCTGGGACGCCATCATCATCGGGCTCACCGGCGACATCGAGCCCGGCGTCGCCCGCACCTACTGGCTGTCCTCGGGCGCGCTGCACGACTGGAACCCGCGCCAGCCCACGCCGGCCACCGCCTGGGAGGCCGAGATCGACCGCATCTTCGAGCAGGTGGCGCAGGAGGTGGACCCCGCACGCCGCCGGGCGCTCTACTTCCGCTGGCAGGAGATCGTGGCCGACCAGGTGCCGGTCATGTACTTCACCAACCCCAAGACCCAGCCGGTGGTGCGCAACACCCTGGGCAACACCCGGCTGGGCCTCCAGGGCGCGACGGGCCTGCTGGCGTGGCGGTACTACCGGACGGGGCGGCGGTAG
- the tcuA gene encoding FAD-dependent tricarballylate dehydrogenase TcuA, with protein MTAQASSHVDVVVAGGGNAALCAALAARARGATVAVLERAPQHMRGGNSRHTRNLRCAHDAPHAYVTGVYTEEEFLDDLLGVTGHATNHDLARLLVRESATVPDWMAAQGVRWQPPLAGTLALHRTNLFFLGGGKALLNTYYARAERLGVWIRYETAVTDLLLDGRRLEGVRLADGTVLRARAAVIATGGFEADLGWLAEYWGPAAHNFLVRGTPYNDGAMLRLLLRCGARCAGDPREFHGVAIDARAPKYDGGIVTRVDAIPFGIVVNRLGHRFYDEGEQLWPKRYAIWGKLIAQQPDQIAFVVLDARAIRRFIPPLFPPITAPSLVELAGQLEAQFGVDRQALVRTIEEFNRAAAHNTRIVPDVLDGACTRNLDPPKSNWALPVATPPFFAFPLRPGVTFTYMGVAVDAAARVLRQDGVPFHNLYAAGEIMAGNILTRGYLAGIGMTIGTVFGRIAGTHAAAHA; from the coding sequence ATGACGGCACAGGCCTCAAGCCACGTCGACGTGGTCGTCGCCGGGGGCGGAAATGCGGCCCTGTGCGCCGCGCTCGCGGCCCGGGCGCGCGGCGCCACCGTCGCCGTCCTGGAACGGGCACCGCAGCACATGCGCGGGGGGAACAGCCGCCACACCCGCAACCTGCGGTGCGCCCACGACGCGCCCCACGCCTACGTGACCGGCGTCTACACGGAAGAGGAGTTCCTCGACGACCTCCTCGGCGTCACCGGGCACGCCACCAACCACGACCTGGCCCGGCTCCTCGTCAGGGAGTCGGCGACGGTTCCGGACTGGATGGCGGCGCAGGGGGTCAGGTGGCAGCCCCCGCTCGCCGGCACCCTGGCGCTGCACCGCACGAATCTCTTCTTCCTGGGCGGGGGGAAAGCGCTCCTCAACACGTACTACGCGCGCGCCGAGCGGCTGGGCGTGTGGATCCGCTACGAGACGGCGGTGACCGACCTCCTCCTGGACGGGCGCCGCCTGGAGGGGGTCCGGCTCGCCGACGGCACTGTCCTGCGCGCCCGCGCAGCAGTCATCGCCACCGGCGGCTTCGAGGCCGATCTCGGGTGGCTGGCCGAGTACTGGGGTCCGGCGGCCCACAACTTCCTCGTGCGCGGGACGCCGTACAACGACGGTGCCATGCTGCGCCTGCTGCTGCGCTGCGGCGCGCGCTGCGCGGGCGATCCGCGGGAGTTCCACGGGGTGGCCATCGACGCCCGCGCCCCGAAGTACGATGGGGGCATCGTGACGCGGGTCGACGCGATCCCCTTCGGCATCGTCGTCAACCGCCTCGGCCACCGCTTCTACGACGAGGGCGAACAACTCTGGCCCAAGCGGTACGCGATCTGGGGCAAGCTCATCGCCCAGCAGCCGGATCAGATCGCGTTCGTGGTGCTCGACGCGCGGGCGATCCGCCGCTTCATCCCCCCGCTGTTCCCACCGATCACGGCCCCCTCGCTGGTGGAGCTCGCCGGCCAGCTCGAGGCGCAGTTCGGCGTCGACCGGCAGGCGCTGGTGCGCACCATCGAGGAGTTCAACCGCGCCGCTGCCCACAACACCCGCATCGTGCCCGACGTGCTGGACGGGGCCTGCACGCGGAACCTGGATCCGCCCAAGAGCAACTGGGCGTTGCCCGTCGCGACCCCGCCGTTCTTCGCGTTCCCCCTGCGCCCCGGGGTCACGTTCACGTACATGGGGGTAGCCGTGGACGCCGCCGCGCGCGTCCTGCGTCAGGACGGGGTGCCCTTCCACAACCTCTACGCCGCTGGGGAGATCATGGCAGGCAACATCCTGACCCGCGGGTACCTGGCGGGCATCGGCATGACCATCGGGACCGTGTTCGGCCGTATCGCGGGCACGCACGCCGCCGCCCATGCGTGA
- the tcuB gene encoding tricarballylate utilization 4Fe-4S protein TcuB, whose protein sequence is MRDPDLAREATRQLTICNACRYCEGYCAVFPALELRQTFTGGDIAYLASLCHDCRACYYACMYAPPHPFAVNLPRTLAAVRTDTYRRHTWPAVLGQLHSRSTAAAVVAAGVALLVTLWAAWLAGERLFQVHTGPGAFYRVIPHWAMLVVGLGLGGYWMAVWAIAGVRFWRESTTGAMRVQARALGLAAWDVLRLRWLGGGDAGCPYPTERPSQSRRISHGLVFYGFLAAFASTTSAAIYQELLGRLPPYPVVSLPVLLGSAGGVAMIAGCLGLWQQKRHSDQAPAAAETLGSDYVFLIALGMTNVTGMLTLFLRQTPLMGVTLAVHLGTVAGLYVTAAHGKFIHAVYRVLALVRSRAEQRTGHLPLEVAPAARHHAGAIDPDGSVPPQ, encoded by the coding sequence ATGCGTGACCCTGACCTGGCGCGCGAGGCCACGCGGCAGCTGACGATCTGCAACGCGTGCCGCTACTGCGAGGGGTACTGCGCCGTCTTCCCCGCTCTGGAGTTGCGCCAGACGTTTACAGGAGGCGACATCGCCTACCTCGCCAGCCTCTGCCACGACTGCCGCGCCTGCTACTACGCGTGCATGTACGCGCCGCCGCACCCGTTCGCCGTCAACCTTCCCCGCACGCTGGCGGCGGTGCGCACCGACACGTATCGACGTCACACGTGGCCAGCGGTCCTGGGCCAGCTGCACAGCCGGTCCACGGCCGCGGCGGTCGTCGCCGCCGGGGTGGCGCTGCTGGTGACGTTGTGGGCCGCCTGGCTCGCGGGCGAGCGGCTGTTCCAGGTCCACACCGGTCCGGGCGCGTTCTACCGCGTGATTCCCCACTGGGCCATGCTGGTCGTGGGGCTGGGGCTGGGCGGCTACTGGATGGCCGTGTGGGCCATCGCCGGCGTGCGCTTCTGGCGTGAGTCCACCACGGGCGCGATGCGCGTTCAGGCCCGGGCGCTGGGCCTGGCTGCGTGGGACGTCCTCCGGCTGCGGTGGCTTGGCGGAGGCGACGCCGGGTGCCCGTATCCCACCGAACGCCCCTCCCAGAGCCGGCGGATCTCCCACGGCCTGGTGTTCTACGGGTTCCTCGCCGCCTTTGCATCCACGACGTCGGCGGCCATCTATCAGGAACTGCTCGGCAGGCTCCCACCCTACCCTGTGGTCAGCCTGCCGGTCCTCCTGGGCAGCGCCGGCGGCGTGGCCATGATCGCCGGGTGTCTGGGGCTGTGGCAGCAGAAACGTCACAGCGACCAGGCGCCCGCGGCCGCCGAGACCCTGGGGAGCGACTACGTCTTCCTGATAGCCCTGGGCATGACCAACGTGACGGGCATGCTGACGCTCTTCCTCCGCCAGACCCCGTTGATGGGCGTTACGCTCGCCGTGCATCTCGGGACCGTGGCGGGCCTGTACGTCACCGCCGCCCACGGGAAGTTCATCCACGCCGTCTATCGCGTGCTCGCGCTCGTGCGCAGCCGCGCCGAGCAGCGCACGGGCCACCTCCCTCTGGAGGTCGCCCCCGCAGCCCGACATCACGCAGGAGCGATCGATCCTGACGGGTCCGTCCCGCCTCAGTGA
- a CDS encoding YbaK/EbsC family protein, with protein MAYRVTPHPPAFTAQEIAAAEHVSGYEVAKVVMATVDDRLVMLVLPAPYRVDLVRLKQQLGAGTVRLAHEREFADVFPDCEVGAMPPFGHLYNVPVYVDRALTRNREITFNAGTHRETMTIAYADYERLVRPTVLEFAQGPR; from the coding sequence GTGGCCTACCGCGTCACGCCGCACCCGCCGGCCTTCACCGCGCAGGAGATCGCGGCCGCCGAGCACGTGAGCGGCTACGAGGTCGCCAAGGTCGTGATGGCCACCGTCGACGACCGCCTGGTCATGCTCGTACTGCCCGCTCCTTACCGGGTGGACCTGGTGCGTCTCAAACAGCAGCTCGGTGCCGGGACGGTACGCCTGGCGCACGAGCGCGAGTTCGCCGACGTCTTCCCCGACTGTGAGGTCGGCGCCATGCCGCCGTTCGGCCACCTCTACAACGTGCCCGTCTACGTCGACCGGGCCCTGACCCGTAACCGCGAGATCACCTTCAACGCCGGCACGCACCGCGAGACCATGACCATCGCCTACGCCGACTACGAGCGGCTGGTACGGCCCACAGTGCTCGAGTTCGCGCAGGGGCCACGGTGA